A single Fusarium oxysporum Fo47 chromosome IV, complete sequence DNA region contains:
- a CDS encoding TLC domain-containing protein, with amino-acid sequence MSDHPVMQVEDKIVPGPSVTSNETAVEETVIRQDVTVITTTDEARGPSSALSSTANPTSPTTAAPRPRLKKDNSTPNMNGPLYMQTAGNKTVLVRRLKRKEESTWKHLSRWFVENQIGLSFNLLALIFLAQTFIPKAREHTHKFFHLSYYSSQSGQYRIGYDDAYFITFCVILFTGLRAATMEYVLAPIGRLQGISNRKNLTRFSEQAWLMVYYTVFWPWGVYIYCTSPHYMSMENLWTDWPNRELDGLMKAYLLCQWAFWLQQMIVINIEERRKDHWQMFTHHIVTTALIFACYTYHHTRVGNFILVIMDVVDLFLPLAKCLKYCGFKKVCDVMFGLFVVSWFIARHVLYIAVCWSIYSDTPRIMPTGCFKGNNENMIGPIDPPAGWKYLVDPFINPEGLVCYNETIKWSFLAPLLFLQVITIGWFTMIVRVIIKVLKGGDAEDVRSDDEGGEEEEEEEFVYEEAQPLEEEVGVEELDLRNWERRSGVKKQASSSGVSLPGHSDRKELLGRIGCEKQVD; translated from the exons ATGAGCGACCATCCAGTCATGCAGGTCGAGGACAAGATCGTCCCCGGACCTTCTGTCACCAGCAACGAGACAGCTGTAGAGGAGACAGTCATTCGACAAGATGTGACTGTCATCACAACAACAGACGAGGCTAGAGGCCCCAGTTCAGCCTTGAGCAGTACCGCCAATCCCACTTCACCAACCACTGCTGCCCCGCGACCACGACTCAAGAAGGACAACAGCACGCCCAACATGAACGGGCCACTCTACATGCAGACTGCCGGGAACAAGACAGTGCTTGTCCGCCGACTTAAGCGCAAGGAGGAGAGCACCTGGAAGCATCTCTCGCGCTGGTTTGTCGAGAACCAAATCG GCCTCTCTTTTAACCTCCTCgctctcatcttcctcgcccaGACTTTCATCCCCAAAGCTCGAGAACACACCCACAAATTCTTCCACCTCAGCTACTACAGCTCTCAATCCGGCCAGTATCGCATCGGTTACGATGATGCTTATTTCATCACCTTCTGCGTTATTCTCTTCACCGGTCTTCGTGCCGCCACCATGGAATACGTTCTTGCACCCATTGGTCGACTCCAGGGTATCAGCAACCGCAAGAACCTGACCCGATTCAGCGAGCAAGCTTGGCTTATGGTGTACTATACTGTTTTCTGGCCCTGGGGCGTg TACATTTATTGTACTTCCCCTCACTACATGAGCATGGAGAATCTCTGGACCGACTGGCCTAACCGCGAGCTCGACGGACTCATGAAGGCCTATCTCCTCTGCCAGTGGGCTTTCTGGCTGCAGCAGATGATTGTTATTAACATTGAGGAGCGCCGTAAGGACCATTGGCAAATGTTTACCCATCACATTGTCACCACCGCTCTTATCTTCGCCTGCTACACTTACCACCACACCCGTGTCGGTAACTTCATCCTGGTTATcatggatgttgttgatctgTTCCTCCCT CTCGCCAAGTGCCTCAAGTATTGCGGTTTCAAGAAAGTCTGTGATGTCATGTTTGGCCTCTTTGTAGTTTCATGGTTCATTGCTCGCCATGTCCTATACATTGCGGTCTGCTGGTCCATCTACTCAGACACTCCCCGGATCATGCCCACTGGTTGCTTCAAGGGGAACAACGAGAATATGATTGGTCCCATCGACCCTCCAGCCGGCTGGAAATATCTGGTCGACCCTTTCATCAACCCTGAAGGCCTTGTTTGTTATAATGAGACCATCAAGTGGAGTTTCCTCGCtcccctcctcttcctccaagtcatcaCCATCGGCTGGTTTACCATGATCGTTCGCGTCATTATCAAGGTCCTGAAGGGAGGcgatgctgaagatgtcCGAAGTGACGACGAGGGtggcgaagaggaggaggaagaggagttTGTCTACGAAGAGGCACAGCccctggaggaggaggttggcGTCGAAGAGCTCGACCTCCGAAACTGGGAGCGACGATCAGGCGTTAAGAAACAAGCCAGCAGTTCAGGAGTCAGCCTCCCTGGCCACAGTGATCGAAAGGAGTTGTTAGGTCGTATTGGCTGCGAGAAGCAGGTCGACTAG